The sequence ACGACTGAGCGCGATTGCAACTGCCGCGCCGGCGCCTATGCTTAGCTTGATGGCATGAGCACGGCGCGGCGCAGCGTGCGCGGCGCCCAACGGGAGAGATGGCCGTGGGCAAGACCGCATTCATCAGCCATGCCTCCGAAGACGCCGACCGGGCCATGGACGTGTGCATGGCGCTTGAGCAGCACGGCGTGCCCTGCTGGATCGCGCCGCGAGATGTCACGCCAGGCAACGACTACGCCTCGGAGATTCTCGATGGCATTGCCGGCTGTCGCGTGTTTGTGCTGCTGCTCTCGCGCGAGGCCAATGACTCGGGCTTCGTGCGGCGGGAGGTCGAGCGCGCCGTCAGCAAGAACAAGCCGATCTATCCGGTCCGCCTCGAAAACGTCACGCCCTCGAAGGCGCTGGAACTGTTCATCTCCTCGGCCCACTGGATTGATGCCTGGGACACACCGCGCGATGCGCACTGGCAACGTCTGGCCGCCGTGATTCGCGGCGAACGAGCCCGTGCGCCAAACTCCCCGGCGCCCGTCCTGCAACGAAATATCTCCCGTGCTTTCATCGGATTGGCGGCCCTGGCGCTCATTGGCGGTGTGAGCTGGTGGTTCGGGCGCGAAGGCGACACGGCGACTGCGCCGCCGGCGACGCCCGTATCCACGCCGCCATCATCGCCCCCAACTGCAACGCCGCCGCCGGCTTTACCCGCGCCGGCCGTGGCACCCGCAATGCCGGTCAGCACGGCCCCTGTCGCCAGCACCGGCCCCTGCCCGCAGCGCCTGTCCGTCAACCCCGACCTGCCCCTGCCCTTCAGCTGCGTCTGTAGCGGCGACGCAGTGCGCGACGGCACCGTGTGGGGCACCGACGTCTACACCCGCGACTCGGCCCTGTGCGCCGCGGCAGCCCATGCCGGCGTGGTCGGCCGCGAGGGCGGCGAAATCACCGCGCTTGAAGCGCCGGGCCGCGACATCTACATCGGCACCGCCCGCAACGGCATCACCTCCAACGACTACGGCATGTATCGCCAGAGCCTGCGCTTCGATGGCGCACCACCGCCCGCTGACGGCCCCGAACTCTGCCCCCAGCGCCTGTCGATCAACCCCGAGCTGCCCACCCCCTACACCTGCCGCTGCAGCGCCGAGGCCGTGGGCGCGGGCACGGTGTGGGGCACCGACGCTTACACCGGAGACTCGAACCTGTGCAGCGCCGCCGCGCACGCCGGCGCGGTGCGACGTGACGGCGGCGTCATCACCGTGTATCGCGAAGCCGGGCGCGACCTCTACGTCGGCAGCGCGCGCAACGGCGTCACCAGCAACGACTACGGTCGCTACGCCAAC comes from Denitromonas sp. and encodes:
- a CDS encoding LCCL domain-containing protein, with amino-acid sequence MGKTAFISHASEDADRAMDVCMALEQHGVPCWIAPRDVTPGNDYASEILDGIAGCRVFVLLLSREANDSGFVRREVERAVSKNKPIYPVRLENVTPSKALELFISSAHWIDAWDTPRDAHWQRLAAVIRGERARAPNSPAPVLQRNISRAFIGLAALALIGGVSWWFGREGDTATAPPATPVSTPPSSPPTATPPPALPAPAVAPAMPVSTAPVASTGPCPQRLSVNPDLPLPFSCVCSGDAVRDGTVWGTDVYTRDSALCAAAAHAGVVGREGGEITALEAPGRDIYIGTARNGITSNDYGMYRQSLRFDGAPPPADGPELCPQRLSINPELPTPYTCRCSAEAVGAGTVWGTDAYTGDSNLCSAAAHAGAVRRDGGVITVYREAGRDLYVGSARNGVTSNDYGRYANSLRFLIRAF